A stretch of the Streptosporangium sp. NBC_01755 genome encodes the following:
- a CDS encoding NAD-dependent malic enzyme, which yields MATVPSVSYSITVRLEVPAGGKAVSQLTHAVESAGGVVTALDVTTAGHETLRIDVTCAARDTDHAQAIVDKLEGVEGVVIHKVSDRTFLMHLGGKIEMRSKVPLRNRDELSMAYTPGVARVSMAIARNPEDARRLTIKRNTVAVVTDGSAVLGLGNIGPAAGLPVMEGKAALFKRFADIDAWPICLDTQDVDEIVRTVQIIAPGFGGINLEDISAPRCFEVERRLRELLDIPVFHDDQHGTAICVLAALTNALRVVGKDLGEVRITLAGAGAAGTAVLRLLLAAGARNVVVCDYLGAVHRGRQDLDDSLRWIADHTNAAGYAGDLRGAVKGADVFIGVSAPGILNGDDIATMAKDAVVFALANPEPEISPDIAREYAAVVATGRSDYPNQINNVLAFPGVFRGLLDAQATVVSQEMLLAAAKALADVVTTEELGPNYIVPSVFHPDVSGAVAAAVRESAGGRARTGMTEA from the coding sequence GTGGCCACCGTGCCGAGTGTGTCGTACTCCATCACCGTGCGCCTGGAGGTGCCCGCCGGCGGCAAGGCCGTCAGCCAGCTCACCCACGCCGTAGAGTCCGCCGGAGGTGTGGTCACCGCGCTCGACGTGACCACGGCCGGGCATGAGACGCTGCGCATCGACGTCACCTGCGCCGCGCGTGACACCGATCACGCGCAGGCGATCGTCGACAAGCTGGAGGGCGTCGAGGGCGTCGTCATCCACAAGGTCTCCGACCGGACCTTCCTCATGCACCTCGGTGGAAAGATCGAGATGCGCTCGAAGGTGCCGCTGCGCAACCGTGACGAGCTCTCCATGGCCTACACGCCCGGTGTCGCCCGGGTCTCCATGGCCATCGCCCGCAACCCCGAGGACGCCCGCCGCCTGACCATCAAGCGCAACACCGTCGCCGTCGTCACCGACGGCTCGGCGGTGCTCGGCCTGGGCAACATCGGTCCGGCCGCCGGGCTCCCCGTCATGGAGGGCAAGGCCGCGCTGTTCAAGCGGTTCGCCGACATCGACGCCTGGCCGATCTGCCTGGACACCCAGGACGTCGACGAGATCGTGCGGACCGTGCAGATCATCGCTCCCGGTTTCGGCGGCATCAACCTGGAGGACATCTCGGCGCCGCGCTGCTTCGAGGTGGAGCGGCGGCTGCGCGAGCTGCTGGACATCCCGGTCTTCCACGACGACCAGCACGGCACCGCGATCTGCGTGCTGGCCGCGCTCACCAACGCGCTGCGCGTGGTCGGCAAGGATCTGGGCGAGGTCCGCATCACCCTCGCGGGCGCGGGCGCGGCCGGGACGGCGGTGCTGCGACTGCTGCTCGCGGCGGGCGCCCGTAACGTGGTCGTCTGCGACTATCTGGGCGCGGTGCACCGCGGGCGCCAGGACCTGGACGACTCGCTCCGGTGGATCGCCGACCACACCAACGCCGCCGGCTACGCGGGTGACCTGCGCGGCGCGGTCAAGGGCGCCGACGTGTTCATCGGTGTGTCCGCACCCGGCATCCTCAACGGCGACGACATCGCCACGATGGCCAAGGACGCCGTGGTCTTCGCGCTCGCCAACCCCGAGCCCGAGATCTCGCCCGACATCGCTCGCGAGTACGCCGCCGTGGTCGCCACCGGCCGCTCCGACTACCCGAACCAGATCAACAACGTGCTGGCCTTCCCCGGCGTCTTCCGCGGTCTGCTCGACGCGCAGGCCACCGTGGTCAGCCAGGAGATGCTGCTGGCCGCGGCCAAGGCGCTGGCCGACGTGGTGACCACCGAGGAGCTCGGCCCCAACTACATCGTCCCCAGCGTGTTCCACCCGGACGTGTCGGGTGCCGTCGCGGCGGCCGTGCGTGAGTCGGCCGGCGGCCGTGCGCGTACCGGCATGACGGAGGCCTGA
- a CDS encoding YqgE/AlgH family protein, which produces MAEAIYVGGLLVATPQLEDPNFRRSVVLVLEHDLDGGTLGVVLNRPSDISVTQVLPTWDTMVTGPSVLFQGGPVQTDSALALAAVPSGQEPLGWRRLHAGTAAVSRLGTVDLDAPPEILAGEIAEMRIFAGYAGWSAGQLESEIGEGAWYVVDSEPGDTFHHEPESLWRAVLRRQRGELAYVATCPDDPSMN; this is translated from the coding sequence ATGGCGGAGGCGATCTACGTCGGTGGGCTTCTGGTGGCGACGCCGCAGCTGGAGGATCCCAACTTCCGGCGCAGCGTGGTCCTGGTGCTGGAACACGACCTCGATGGCGGCACCCTGGGCGTGGTGCTCAACAGACCGAGTGACATCTCGGTGACCCAGGTGCTCCCGACCTGGGACACCATGGTCACCGGTCCGTCCGTGCTGTTCCAGGGGGGGCCTGTCCAGACCGACAGTGCCCTGGCGCTGGCCGCGGTTCCGAGCGGGCAGGAGCCGCTCGGCTGGCGGCGGCTGCACGCGGGCACCGCGGCGGTCTCCAGGCTCGGCACCGTCGATCTCGACGCGCCGCCGGAGATCCTCGCCGGAGAGATCGCCGAGATGCGCATCTTCGCGGGGTACGCCGGCTGGTCGGCCGGGCAACTGGAGAGTGAGATCGGCGAGGGCGCCTGGTACGTCGTGGACTCGGAGCCCGGCGACACCTTCCACCACGAGCCCGAGTCGCTCTGGCGGGCCGTGCTCCGCCGCCAGCGGGGCGAGCTCGCCTACGTGGCCACCTGCCCCGACGACCCGTCGATGAACTAG
- the meaB gene encoding methylmalonyl Co-A mutase-associated GTPase MeaB, producing the protein MTSEVSDLVATVREGRPRAVARLISMVENGSPGLREITELLCADRPHRARIIGLTGPPGVGKSTSTGMLVHAFRGRDMRVGVLAVDPSSPFTGGALLGDRVRMQDHATDPDVFIRSMASRGHLGGLSWAAPQALRVLEAAGCEVILVETVGVGQAEVDIASLADTTVVLLAPGMGDGIQAAKAGILEIADVFVVNKADREDVQATIRELRNMIALVERPWRPPIVPTVAIRGEGGEEVVAALDGHLTYLEESGELARRRHARARDEIEAIALTALRSRFAHLHGDRRLDALATRVLDAELDPYTAADELLTAVG; encoded by the coding sequence ATGACCTCGGAGGTCTCCGACCTGGTCGCGACGGTCAGGGAAGGCCGGCCCCGGGCCGTGGCCCGGTTGATCTCCATGGTCGAGAACGGTTCCCCCGGGCTCAGGGAGATCACCGAGCTGCTCTGCGCCGACCGGCCGCACCGGGCCCGGATCATCGGCCTCACCGGCCCTCCCGGTGTCGGCAAGTCGACTTCCACCGGGATGCTGGTCCACGCGTTCCGCGGGCGGGACATGAGGGTAGGCGTGCTCGCCGTCGACCCTTCCTCACCGTTCACCGGCGGGGCGCTGCTGGGCGACCGGGTCCGGATGCAGGACCACGCCACCGATCCGGACGTGTTCATCAGGTCGATGGCGAGCCGGGGGCACCTGGGCGGGCTGTCGTGGGCCGCGCCCCAGGCGCTGCGCGTCCTGGAAGCGGCCGGTTGCGAGGTCATCCTCGTCGAGACCGTCGGTGTCGGCCAGGCGGAGGTCGACATCGCCTCGCTGGCCGACACCACGGTCGTGCTGCTCGCCCCGGGGATGGGCGACGGCATCCAGGCGGCCAAGGCGGGCATCCTGGAGATCGCCGACGTGTTCGTGGTGAACAAGGCCGACCGCGAGGACGTCCAGGCCACGATTCGCGAGCTCCGCAACATGATCGCCCTGGTCGAGCGGCCATGGAGGCCGCCGATCGTGCCGACCGTGGCGATTCGGGGGGAAGGGGGCGAGGAGGTGGTCGCGGCCCTCGACGGCCACCTGACCTATTTGGAGGAGTCGGGAGAGCTCGCCCGCCGCCGCCACGCCAGGGCCAGGGACGAGATCGAGGCGATCGCCCTCACCGCCCTGCGCTCCCGCTTCGCCCACCTGCACGGAGACCGGCGCCTCGACGCCCTCGCCACCCGCGTCCTGGACGCGGAACTCGACCCCTACACCGCGGCGGACGAGCTTCTGACGGCCGTGGGCTGA
- a CDS encoding tetratricopeptide repeat protein: MSPADFTRPGSLYGAVDLGARKQALEAQARRESAAQETGGVPAPVIDVDDANFATEVVERSMNGLVLLELTVTRAEQAKQYSRLLEKLAAENAGRWVLARVDVEVNQQIAQALRVQNVPALYAIFQGQPVAVVPGIATEPQLRDWLSQLMEALAQYLPPPGEEAQDQQDQQEQPQEPPVDPDVLAAEQAVDAGDLDGAVAAYERLLARSPNNQDAKLGLAGLGLIRRTQDVDPADLQSRLADPADIEAQLLAADFETLSGDVDRAFDRLVDVVRRTSGAERDRARVHLLGLFDTLPGDDPSIARARRNLASALF, from the coding sequence ATGAGCCCAGCGGACTTCACTCGACCCGGATCGCTCTACGGCGCCGTCGATCTCGGCGCTCGTAAGCAGGCACTGGAGGCGCAGGCGCGGCGGGAGAGCGCCGCGCAGGAAACCGGCGGTGTTCCGGCGCCGGTCATCGACGTCGACGACGCCAACTTCGCGACCGAGGTCGTAGAACGCTCCATGAACGGCCTCGTGCTGTTGGAGCTCACCGTCACCCGTGCCGAGCAGGCCAAGCAGTACAGCCGGCTGCTGGAGAAACTGGCCGCCGAGAACGCCGGCCGGTGGGTCCTGGCCAGGGTCGACGTCGAGGTCAACCAGCAGATCGCACAGGCGCTCCGGGTGCAGAACGTGCCCGCCCTGTACGCCATCTTCCAGGGACAGCCGGTGGCCGTCGTCCCGGGCATCGCCACGGAGCCGCAACTCCGTGACTGGCTGTCGCAGCTCATGGAGGCACTGGCGCAGTATCTCCCGCCCCCGGGCGAGGAGGCCCAGGACCAGCAGGACCAGCAGGAGCAGCCGCAGGAGCCCCCGGTCGACCCGGACGTGCTCGCCGCCGAGCAGGCCGTCGACGCCGGCGACCTCGACGGCGCGGTGGCCGCGTACGAGCGGCTGCTGGCTCGCTCGCCGAACAACCAGGACGCGAAGCTGGGCCTGGCCGGGCTCGGTCTGATCCGCCGGACGCAGGACGTCGATCCGGCCGACCTGCAGAGCCGGCTGGCCGATCCCGCCGACATCGAGGCCCAGCTCCTGGCCGCCGACTTCGAGACGCTCTCCGGCGACGTGGACAGGGCCTTCGACCGGCTCGTCGACGTGGTGCGCCGCACCTCGGGGGCCGAGCGGGACAGGGCCAGGGTGCACCTGCTCGGCCTGTTCGACACGCTCCCCGGGGACGACCCGTCCATCGCCAGGGCCCGCAGGAATCTGGCCAGCGCCCTGTTCTGA
- a CDS encoding TetR family transcriptional regulator yields the protein MGRLGLRERKKQKTRLALIDAALSLFLEQGYEATTVDQIAAAVDVSPRTFFRYFATKEAVALSLPADGQEIVLAELTARPDDESPFTALSHAARAVVTMLEKGDLDDTARFLRAREVIDGTPALFAGSVRQMMENEQRLIAEIARRQEASPDDLLPHFVVALFTTVTRVGFELCDPADINNITALSARLETTLALAERSLRPGWDRPGHPAG from the coding sequence ATGGGTCGGCTCGGCCTACGCGAGCGCAAGAAGCAGAAGACCCGGCTGGCACTCATCGACGCCGCCCTCTCCCTGTTCCTTGAGCAGGGGTACGAGGCGACGACCGTCGACCAGATCGCCGCGGCCGTGGACGTCTCACCGCGCACGTTCTTCCGCTACTTCGCCACCAAGGAGGCCGTCGCCCTCTCCCTGCCCGCCGACGGACAGGAGATCGTGCTCGCCGAGCTGACCGCCCGCCCGGACGACGAGTCCCCGTTCACCGCGCTCTCACACGCCGCACGCGCAGTGGTCACCATGCTGGAGAAGGGGGACCTCGACGACACCGCCAGGTTCCTCAGAGCCCGCGAAGTGATCGACGGCACCCCCGCGCTCTTCGCCGGAAGCGTGCGCCAGATGATGGAGAACGAGCAGCGGCTGATCGCCGAGATCGCCCGGCGCCAGGAAGCCAGCCCCGACGACCTGCTGCCCCACTTCGTGGTGGCACTCTTCACCACCGTCACCCGGGTCGGTTTCGAACTCTGCGATCCCGCCGACATCAACAACATCACCGCCCTGTCCGCCCGCCTGGAGACGACACTCGCTCTCGCCGAGCGCTCCCTGCGCCCCGGTTGGGACCGCCCCGGGCACCCGGCGGGCTAG
- a CDS encoding acetyl-CoA C-acetyltransferase: MSVSVIVAGARTPIGRLLGSLSGLSAVELGGIAIKAALERSGVAPEAVQYVIMGQVLQAGAGQMPSRQAAVAAGIPMTVPSLTINKVCLSGLDAIALADQLIRAGEFDIVVAGGMESMSNAPHLLPGLRKGVKYGAAGIIDSMAFDGLTDAYDQVAMGESTERHNARFGLTRQEQDEYSARSHALAAAGIKNGTFDDEIVPVAIPQRKGEPTVLSADEGVRGDTTAEALSRLRPAFAKDGTITAGSASQISDGACAVVVMSKAKAEELGLDWLAEIGAHGNVAGPDNSLQSQPANAIKHALGKQGLVAGDLDLLEINEAFAQVVLQSVKELDVPLDKVNVNGGGIAVGHPIGASGARIVLALAHELRRRGGGLGAAGLCGGGGQGDALIIRIPSA, translated from the coding sequence ATGTCCGTTTCCGTCATCGTCGCCGGGGCTCGAACCCCCATCGGCCGCCTGCTCGGCTCGCTGTCCGGCCTGTCGGCCGTCGAGCTGGGCGGCATCGCCATCAAAGCCGCGTTGGAGCGTTCCGGCGTCGCTCCGGAGGCGGTGCAGTACGTGATCATGGGACAGGTGCTCCAGGCGGGGGCAGGTCAGATGCCCTCCCGCCAGGCCGCCGTCGCCGCGGGCATCCCGATGACCGTGCCGTCCCTGACGATCAACAAGGTCTGCCTCTCCGGCCTGGACGCCATCGCCCTGGCCGACCAGCTCATCCGGGCAGGTGAGTTCGACATCGTGGTCGCGGGCGGCATGGAGTCCATGTCGAACGCCCCGCACCTGCTGCCCGGCCTGCGCAAGGGAGTGAAGTACGGCGCCGCCGGCATCATCGACTCGATGGCCTTCGACGGCCTCACCGACGCCTACGACCAGGTGGCCATGGGCGAGTCCACCGAGCGGCACAACGCGCGCTTCGGCCTGACCCGCCAGGAGCAGGACGAGTACTCCGCCCGCTCCCACGCGCTCGCCGCCGCCGGGATCAAGAACGGGACCTTCGACGACGAGATCGTGCCGGTGGCGATCCCGCAGCGCAAGGGCGAGCCTACGGTCCTCTCCGCCGACGAGGGCGTGCGCGGGGACACCACGGCCGAGGCCCTGTCGCGGCTGCGACCGGCGTTCGCGAAGGACGGCACGATCACCGCCGGGTCCGCCTCGCAGATCTCCGACGGCGCCTGCGCCGTCGTCGTGATGTCCAAGGCCAAGGCCGAGGAGCTCGGCCTTGACTGGCTGGCTGAGATCGGCGCCCACGGCAACGTCGCCGGGCCCGACAACTCGCTCCAGTCCCAGCCGGCCAACGCGATCAAGCATGCCCTCGGCAAGCAGGGGCTCGTCGCCGGTGACCTCGACCTGCTGGAGATCAATGAGGCCTTCGCCCAGGTGGTCCTCCAGTCGGTCAAGGAGCTGGACGTTCCCCTCGACAAAGTCAACGTCAACGGCGGCGGCATCGCGGTCGGCCACCCGATCGGCGCCTCCGGCGCCCGCATCGTCCTCGCCCTCGCCCACGAGCTCAGGCGCAGGGGCGGCGGCCTCGGCGCGGCCGGCCTCTGCGGCGGCGGCGGGCAGGGTGACGCTCTGATCATCCGCATTCCATCGGCATGA
- a CDS encoding DUF4230 domain-containing protein, with protein sequence MKASQEAPPEAPPAAPRRRRRRFLAGLLVVMVLLVVGARVTWSWLNPFGEATIDRSQPVLLESIHNLSRFEAATGNFQVVVDLEKDAAFLPDAVKGSRTLFVGAGGVDAYVDFGGIGNGGLTVSGDRTEVTVRLPRAQLEKPNLDNKRSYVYAQQRGLLDRVEDFLSSSPSDQQELYVLAEKKIAEAAQASDLRNRADQNTKIMLEGILKGLGFEKVTVKFADET encoded by the coding sequence GTGAAAGCCTCCCAAGAAGCTCCGCCCGAGGCCCCCCCGGCGGCGCCTCGCAGGCGTCGCCGGCGTTTCCTCGCCGGACTGCTCGTCGTCATGGTCCTCCTCGTCGTGGGCGCTCGCGTGACCTGGTCGTGGTTGAACCCGTTCGGTGAGGCCACGATCGACCGCAGCCAGCCCGTGCTGCTGGAGTCCATTCACAACCTCAGCCGTTTCGAGGCCGCCACCGGCAACTTTCAGGTCGTGGTCGACCTGGAGAAGGACGCCGCCTTCCTGCCCGACGCGGTCAAGGGCAGCCGGACGCTCTTCGTCGGTGCCGGTGGCGTCGACGCCTACGTCGACTTCGGCGGCATCGGCAACGGCGGGCTGACGGTCTCCGGGGACCGCACCGAGGTCACGGTCAGGCTGCCCCGCGCCCAGTTGGAGAAGCCGAACCTCGACAACAAGCGCTCCTACGTCTACGCCCAGCAGCGCGGCCTGCTGGACCGGGTCGAGGATTTCCTGTCCTCCTCCCCCTCCGACCAGCAGGAGCTCTACGTGCTGGCCGAGAAGAAGATCGCCGAAGCCGCTCAGGCCAGTGATCTGCGCAACCGCGCCGACCAGAACACCAAGATCATGCTTGAGGGCATACTGAAAGGCCTCGGCTTCGAGAAGGTCACCGTCAAGTTCGCCGACGAGACCTGA
- a CDS encoding MarR family winged helix-turn-helix transcriptional regulator, producing the protein MRSRYRSPVVTGRLNLPFDPIERAAETWRVHFGPSSAMAAVTSIMRAHQILLSQLDTLLKPHDLTFARYEALVLLTFSRTGALPLSRIGERLMVHPTSVTNTVSRLERAGLVRRMPNPQDGRGVLAEITDRGREVARGATADLMEADFAMPMYGEEDLEQMFGLLRTLRVAAGDFQ; encoded by the coding sequence ATGAGGTCGCGCTACCGTAGCCCTGTGGTTACAGGTCGGCTGAATCTCCCGTTTGACCCCATCGAACGTGCCGCGGAGACGTGGCGCGTTCACTTCGGGCCCTCCTCGGCCATGGCCGCCGTCACATCGATCATGAGAGCGCATCAGATCCTGCTGTCGCAACTGGACACGCTGCTCAAACCGCATGACTTGACCTTCGCCCGGTACGAGGCCCTGGTGCTGCTGACCTTCAGCAGGACTGGAGCGCTGCCGCTTTCCAGGATCGGTGAGCGTCTGATGGTCCATCCCACGAGCGTGACCAACACCGTGAGCCGCCTGGAACGTGCCGGTCTGGTACGCCGCATGCCCAACCCCCAGGACGGCCGGGGGGTGCTCGCCGAGATCACCGACCGGGGCCGGGAGGTCGCCCGCGGGGCGACCGCCGACCTGATGGAGGCCGACTTCGCCATGCCCATGTACGGCGAGGAGGACCTGGAGCAGATGTTCGGCCTCCTCAGAACCCTCCGCGTCGCCGCCGGCGATTTCCAGTAA
- the mce gene encoding methylmalonyl-CoA epimerase, translating to MFMRIDHVGIACHNLEEKISFFEQTFELTVVAREVNAEQGVKEAMLHIADGEGGGSYIQLLEPLAPDTPVGKFLAKRGEGVHHVAFGVPDVVQTLETIGGRGIRLLDERPRHGSMGSSIAFLHPKDVGGMLTELVQAPERQAGTMSNARNADT from the coding sequence ATGTTCATGCGCATCGACCATGTGGGAATCGCCTGTCACAACCTTGAAGAGAAGATCTCTTTTTTCGAACAGACTTTCGAACTTACGGTGGTGGCCCGCGAGGTGAACGCCGAGCAGGGGGTGAAGGAGGCGATGCTGCACATCGCCGACGGTGAGGGCGGTGGGTCTTACATCCAGCTCCTCGAACCGCTCGCCCCCGACACGCCGGTCGGCAAATTTCTCGCGAAGCGCGGGGAAGGCGTTCATCATGTCGCCTTCGGCGTTCCGGATGTCGTGCAGACCCTGGAGACGATCGGTGGCAGGGGAATCCGGTTGCTCGACGAACGGCCGCGCCACGGCTCCATGGGTTCGTCCATCGCCTTTCTTCACCCCAAAGACGTGGGCGGAATGCTTACCGAACTCGTCCAGGCTCCGGAAAGGCAAGCTGGGACCATGTCGAATGCAAGAAACGCTGATACGTAA
- a CDS encoding acyl-CoA mutase large subunit family protein — MDAEQVEAGRARWQARFDRARRRESEFRTLSGLDVEPVYGPGGGDPRMERIGWPGEYPFTRGLHPTGYRGKTWTIRQFAGFGNARQTNERYKMILAAGGDGLSVAFDMPTLMGRDSDDPRSLGEVGHCGVAIDSALDMDLLFDGIPLGEITTSMTISGPAVPIFCMYVVAAERQGVPAADLNGTLQTDIFKEYIAQKEWLFAPEPHLRLIGDLMEFCAADVPAYKPLSVSGYHIREAGSTAAQELAFTLADGFGYVELGLSRGLDVDVFAPGLSFFFDAHIDFFEEIAKFRAARRIWARWLRDVYGATTEKAQWLRFHTQTAGVSLTAQQPYNNVVRTAVEALAAVLGGTNSLHTNALDEVLALPSTRAAEIALRTQQVLMEETEVVNVADPLGGSWYVEALTDRLEAEAEAIFTRIRDMGADGTMTSGILRGIEDGWFVSEIAEAAFDYQRKLEKGEKRIIGVNCHTASIDEPLEILRVGHEVEREQNRVLAERRAARDQTAVDAALATMTQVARGEGNMIPAMLDAARAEATLGEICDALRDEWGVYTEPARF; from the coding sequence ATGGACGCCGAGCAGGTCGAGGCGGGGCGTGCGCGCTGGCAGGCGCGGTTCGACAGGGCTCGCAGGCGTGAGTCCGAGTTCCGCACCCTGTCGGGGCTCGACGTCGAGCCGGTCTACGGGCCAGGTGGCGGTGACCCGCGCATGGAGCGCATCGGCTGGCCGGGGGAGTATCCCTTCACCCGCGGTCTGCATCCCACCGGCTACCGGGGCAAGACATGGACCATCCGGCAGTTCGCCGGGTTCGGCAACGCACGGCAGACCAACGAGCGCTACAAGATGATCCTCGCCGCCGGCGGCGACGGGTTGAGCGTGGCCTTCGACATGCCGACGCTGATGGGCCGCGACTCCGACGACCCGCGCTCGCTCGGCGAGGTCGGCCACTGCGGCGTGGCGATCGACTCCGCGCTGGACATGGATCTGCTCTTCGATGGAATCCCGCTCGGCGAGATCACCACCTCGATGACGATCAGCGGTCCGGCCGTCCCGATCTTCTGCATGTACGTCGTGGCCGCCGAGCGGCAGGGGGTGCCGGCCGCCGACCTCAACGGCACCCTGCAGACCGACATCTTCAAGGAGTACATAGCGCAGAAGGAGTGGCTGTTCGCCCCCGAGCCGCACCTGCGGCTGATCGGCGACCTGATGGAGTTCTGTGCGGCGGACGTCCCCGCGTACAAGCCGCTCAGCGTCTCCGGCTACCACATCCGCGAGGCCGGGTCCACGGCCGCCCAGGAGCTGGCCTTCACCTTGGCCGACGGGTTCGGCTACGTGGAGCTCGGCCTGTCGCGCGGCCTGGACGTCGACGTCTTCGCCCCCGGCCTGTCCTTCTTCTTCGACGCGCACATCGACTTCTTCGAGGAGATCGCCAAGTTCAGGGCCGCCCGACGGATCTGGGCGCGGTGGCTGCGAGACGTCTACGGGGCCACTACGGAGAAGGCCCAGTGGCTGCGCTTCCACACCCAGACGGCGGGCGTGTCACTGACCGCGCAGCAGCCGTACAACAACGTGGTGCGCACCGCGGTCGAGGCGCTCGCGGCGGTGCTCGGCGGCACCAACTCGCTGCACACCAACGCGCTGGACGAGGTCCTCGCGCTGCCCTCGACGAGGGCGGCGGAGATCGCGCTGCGCACCCAGCAGGTGCTCATGGAGGAGACCGAGGTCGTCAACGTCGCCGACCCGCTCGGCGGATCCTGGTATGTGGAGGCGCTGACCGACCGGCTGGAGGCCGAGGCCGAGGCGATCTTCACGAGGATCCGGGACATGGGCGCCGACGGCACGATGACCTCGGGCATCCTGCGTGGCATCGAGGACGGCTGGTTCGTGTCCGAGATCGCCGAGGCCGCCTTCGACTACCAGCGCAAGCTGGAGAAGGGTGAGAAGAGGATCATCGGGGTGAACTGCCACACGGCGTCCATCGACGAGCCGCTGGAAATTCTCCGGGTCGGCCACGAGGTCGAGCGCGAGCAGAACCGCGTGCTCGCCGAGCGCCGCGCCGCCCGTGACCAGACGGCCGTGGACGCCGCCCTGGCCACGATGACGCAGGTGGCCAGGGGTGAGGGCAACATGATCCCCGCCATGCTCGACGCGGCCAGGGCCGAGGCCACGCTGGGCGAGATCTGCGACGCGCTGCGCGACGAGTGGGGCGTCTACACGGAACCGGCCCGTTTCTAG